From the genome of Nocardia sp. NBC_01503, one region includes:
- a CDS encoding thioester reductase domain-containing protein yields the protein MTGPDERLPVRNAAVDRRHRAETLERGTATMDIADLLARTGTPARADGAAQPDSVATTPDTALADAHPAPPDRTPRTSAQAPRGWTPESLAEAITELANRFTTTSIDADTDFFDAGGTSLAAVELVAALARELDIHPDLDTIFFDARPRRLARRWLADHPELAGPSDEVRTADDARQLSDSEAVTPTHTGDRGGISAGPGELGSSPGGSVAPLPGAHLGWADDGDLARHGAARETLVSQPSPAESFTDTDDLALLFADLGGADRLPIVAGPERVAPQRILLTGTTGFLGSHMLLDLLRHSQAHVVCLVRADDDQAAAQRLEDAVRRFALPWSREVLRRVTPLAGDLRLPRLGLSDERWNELAVEVDSIVNAGAAVDFLRGYPSLRRTNVLGPLTLAELACTGRPKPVHHISSMAVFNGSEAETLGEDEPTANVAKLPIGYDRSKWAAEAILRRASEHGLVVTVMRPGGIGSHPETGAHNPRDLNAGITAALMRFRTVPGFRYLNSAPVDWVSRTAAAIVCTPSAWGHTYHLTGAPTSLEQIVAETSLGGLGIRVQHWEQWCADVVRAIREGPVPELESLAQVLQSPVARTQLAAMVTAPPATAARTDAFVAAHGLPTATIPGPAQRGKMLATMAGMGPQPGAEPYLRFHETLSGTIGPAGETAAIPCDLRLALSVASSAQVFSARTLDINGELTCPALHDEPLTVQGTAIVRPHDGIPLRNETRHPIMHYQLTLRDSSGGTWWLEGYKFAAARRRMVRQLGTQLIEIGRTGEPAAFTGEVAVPMHTYLPDQIDGIEIDPRLPERQQRLAKMLWLSWFGGQLGKSLLEPMLRVGTDLLDLRRAMRKEQRR from the coding sequence TTGACCGGTCCTGACGAGCGGCTCCCGGTCCGCAATGCGGCCGTAGACCGTCGCCACCGCGCCGAAACCCTCGAAAGAGGTACGGCCACCATGGACATAGCCGATCTACTCGCCCGCACCGGCACCCCGGCGCGGGCCGATGGTGCGGCACAACCCGATTCGGTGGCCACGACACCGGATACGGCTCTCGCCGATGCGCACCCCGCACCGCCTGACCGGACACCGAGGACCTCCGCTCAGGCACCGCGGGGCTGGACCCCCGAGTCCTTGGCCGAGGCCATCACCGAGCTGGCGAATCGGTTCACCACCACATCCATCGATGCCGACACCGACTTCTTCGACGCGGGTGGAACCTCGCTCGCGGCCGTGGAGTTGGTAGCGGCGTTGGCGCGGGAGCTCGATATCCACCCGGATCTCGACACGATCTTCTTCGATGCCCGCCCGCGCAGGCTCGCGCGGCGCTGGCTCGCCGACCATCCCGAACTCGCCGGACCCTCGGATGAGGTGCGCACAGCCGACGACGCACGGCAGCTCTCGGATTCCGAGGCTGTCACGCCGACGCATACCGGCGATCGCGGCGGAATATCCGCTGGCCCGGGCGAACTCGGCAGTTCGCCCGGCGGTTCGGTAGCACCCCTGCCCGGCGCGCATCTCGGATGGGCGGATGACGGCGATCTCGCTCGGCACGGTGCCGCCCGCGAGACGCTCGTATCGCAGCCGTCTCCCGCCGAGTCCTTCACCGACACCGATGATCTGGCGCTGTTGTTCGCCGATCTCGGGGGTGCGGATCGGCTACCCATCGTGGCGGGTCCGGAGCGGGTCGCGCCGCAGCGGATTCTGTTGACCGGGACCACCGGGTTCCTGGGTAGTCATATGCTGCTGGATCTGTTGCGGCACAGTCAGGCTCATGTGGTGTGCCTGGTGCGGGCCGATGACGACCAGGCCGCCGCGCAGCGGTTGGAGGATGCGGTTCGGCGGTTCGCGCTGCCGTGGTCGCGGGAGGTGTTGCGGCGGGTGACGCCGCTCGCGGGTGATCTGCGCCTGCCTCGGCTCGGGTTGTCCGACGAGCGGTGGAACGAGCTCGCCGTCGAGGTTGATTCGATCGTCAATGCCGGTGCCGCGGTGGATTTCCTGCGCGGGTATCCGTCGCTGCGGCGCACCAATGTGCTCGGGCCGCTGACGCTGGCGGAGCTGGCCTGCACCGGACGACCGAAGCCGGTGCACCACATCTCTTCGATGGCGGTGTTCAACGGGTCCGAGGCGGAGACGCTCGGCGAGGATGAACCCACCGCCAATGTCGCCAAGTTGCCGATCGGGTACGACCGGTCGAAGTGGGCTGCCGAGGCGATACTGCGGCGCGCGAGTGAGCACGGGCTCGTGGTCACGGTCATGCGACCGGGTGGCATCGGCAGCCATCCGGAGACGGGTGCGCACAACCCCCGCGACCTCAATGCGGGAATCACCGCCGCGCTCATGCGTTTTCGCACCGTGCCGGGATTCCGGTACCTCAACTCGGCCCCGGTGGATTGGGTCAGCCGCACCGCCGCGGCGATCGTGTGCACGCCCAGCGCCTGGGGGCACACCTATCACCTGACCGGAGCGCCCACCTCGCTCGAGCAGATCGTTGCCGAAACCTCACTCGGCGGCTTGGGAATTCGCGTCCAGCACTGGGAACAGTGGTGTGCGGATGTGGTCCGCGCGATCCGGGAGGGTCCGGTACCCGAACTGGAATCCCTGGCCCAGGTGCTCCAGAGTCCGGTCGCACGCACGCAACTCGCGGCCATGGTGACCGCGCCCCCGGCGACAGCCGCACGCACCGATGCCTTCGTCGCCGCGCACGGACTGCCCACGGCGACCATCCCCGGCCCGGCACAGCGCGGCAAGATGCTCGCCACCATGGCGGGTATGGGACCGCAGCCGGGTGCCGAACCGTATCTACGTTTCCACGAAACACTCAGCGGCACAATTGGTCCGGCAGGTGAGACAGCGGCGATCCCGTGCGATCTGCGGCTGGCACTGTCCGTCGCGAGCAGCGCCCAGGTGTTCTCGGCCCGCACCCTCGATATCAACGGCGAACTGACCTGCCCCGCCCTGCACGACGAACCGCTCACGGTCCAGGGCACCGCGATCGTACGCCCGCACGACGGCATCCCACTGCGCAACGAGACCCGCCATCCGATCATGCATTACCAACTCACCCTGCGTGATTCGTCCGGCGGCACCTGGTGGCTGGAGGGCTACAAGTTCGCCGCCGCCCGCCGCCGAATGGTGCGCCAGCTCGGCACCCAGCTCATCGAGATCGGGCGCACCGGCGAGCCCGCCGCGTTCACCGGCGAGGTGGCGGTGCCGATGCACACCTACCTGCCCGATCAGATCGACGGTATCGAGATCGATCCGCGCCTGCCCGAACGACAGCAACGCCTGGCGAAGATGTTGTGGCTCAGCTGGTTCGGCGGCCAACTCGGCAAGAGCCTGCTCGAACCGATGCTGCGCGTCGGCACCGATCTGCTGGATCTGCGCCGCGCCATGCGGAAGGAGCAGCGACGATGA
- a CDS encoding alpha/beta hydrolase: MTRPDPTAADVIPFRTDDGIDLRLRKVGPDDGPAVLLIHGHGVSSEMFALPEIRNITDVLTDAGYQSWLLDWRGSCALPYNESGRPYTFDDVALYDLPAAVARIREHIGDRPLFVVAHCIGAISLSLSLTGGLLPGLAGVVAQGVFLTPKVSTSARMRVLLASEMLGSRVTHLESDFRKVGLWSKRTLLYAALSRKGDCPDPTCRLVHYGWGMGAKLFEHDHLHPGTHDRLAELFGAVPLSVLPHLRQIELAHAVVRWNVDDERYHALPENALDQASRIDCPVLLLAGGRNEAWVDSNKLCYEVLSARNPGVEVRYTEIPSYGHLDTFIGRGAALDVFGHIVDFLDETTAQITNESREYANRIVDGGNPGRPSAISGAGR; this comes from the coding sequence ATGACCCGACCCGACCCCACCGCGGCGGACGTGATCCCATTCCGCACCGACGACGGCATCGACCTGCGGCTGCGCAAGGTCGGCCCCGATGACGGCCCGGCGGTCCTGCTGATCCACGGACACGGCGTCTCCTCGGAGATGTTCGCGCTCCCCGAGATTCGCAATATCACCGATGTCCTGACCGACGCGGGCTACCAATCCTGGCTCTTGGACTGGCGCGGCAGTTGCGCCCTCCCGTACAACGAATCCGGCCGCCCGTACACCTTCGACGATGTCGCCCTCTACGACCTGCCCGCGGCGGTCGCCCGGATCCGCGAGCACATCGGCGACCGGCCGCTGTTCGTGGTCGCGCACTGCATCGGCGCGATCTCCCTGTCGCTCAGCCTGACCGGCGGTCTGCTCCCCGGCCTGGCGGGCGTGGTCGCGCAGGGTGTCTTCCTGACCCCGAAGGTCAGCACCTCCGCCCGCATGCGCGTCCTGCTGGCCAGTGAGATGCTCGGCTCCCGCGTCACCCATCTGGAATCGGACTTCCGCAAGGTCGGCCTGTGGTCCAAGCGGACGCTGCTCTACGCCGCACTCTCCCGCAAGGGTGACTGCCCGGACCCCACCTGCCGCCTGGTCCACTACGGCTGGGGTATGGGCGCGAAACTCTTCGAACACGACCACCTGCACCCCGGCACCCACGACCGTCTCGCCGAACTGTTCGGCGCGGTACCGCTTTCCGTACTCCCGCACCTGCGTCAGATCGAGTTGGCGCACGCGGTGGTCCGCTGGAATGTCGACGATGAGCGGTACCACGCGCTCCCGGAGAACGCCCTGGACCAGGCGTCCCGGATCGACTGCCCGGTGCTGTTGCTCGCGGGCGGTCGCAATGAAGCCTGGGTCGACTCCAACAAGCTCTGCTACGAGGTACTTTCGGCACGCAATCCGGGTGTCGAGGTGCGCTACACCGAGATTCCGTCCTACGGCCACCTGGACACCTTCATCGGCCGCGGCGCGGCCCTGGATGTCTTCGGGCATATCGTCGACTTCCTCGACGAGACAACGGCGCAGATCACCAACGAAAGTCGAGAGTATGCGAATCGCATTGTTGACGGCGGGAACCCGGGGCGACCATCAGCCATATCTGGCGCTGGCCGATGA